One Kryptolebias marmoratus isolate JLee-2015 linkage group LG21, ASM164957v2, whole genome shotgun sequence DNA segment encodes these proteins:
- the pcolce2b gene encoding procollagen C-endopeptidase enhancer 2b isoform X2 — MCCSSQSLSLRLRLRVSLSLPAATLSPSCLPARRGASARVCPTMWRTASVFCAWTLLLLTEVCAQSQRRPTFTCGGNITGESGVIGSQGYPGVYPPNTKCVWRITVPEGKVVVLSFRFIDLESDNLCRYDYVDVYSGHVNGQRLGRFCGTFKPGALVSAGNKMLLQMVSDANTAGSGFLAVFLAAHPHERGDQYCGGRLDKPSGTFKTPNWPEKDYPAGVTCSWHIVAPKNQIIEVKFEKFDVERDNYCRYDHVSIFNGAEINDAKRIGKFCGDSPPAPVFSEGNQLRIQFLSDLSLTADGFIGHYKFRPKKFPTTTSPPATTTTQPVTTRPIPLKYSVALCQQKCKRRGTLESNYCSSNFVITGTVITAVMRGGSMYATVSIINVYKEGSLAIQQAGKTMSTKIIIICKKCPFIRRGLNYVFMGQVDEEGRGKIAPHHFVMAFKTKNQKGLGVLKNKRC; from the exons ATGTGCTGCAGCTCGCAGTCACTCAGCCTCAGACTCAGACTCAGAGTCAGCCTCAGCCTCCCTGCAGCAACACTTTCTCCCTCGTGCCTCCCAGCCCGCCGCGGCGCCTCCGCCCGCGTCTGTCCGACAATGTGGAGGACGGCCAGCGTTTTCTGCGCATGGACTCTGCTGCTCCTGACAGAGGTCTGTGCTCAGTCTCAGCGGAG ACCAACTTTTACATGTGGAGGAAACATCACAGGGGAGTCTGGAGTCATCGGAAGCCAAGGATACCCAGGAGTTTATCCCCCGAACACCAAATGTGTGTGGAGGATCACA GTTCCTGAAGGGAAGGTGGTGGTTCTGTCGTTCCGCTTTATCGATCTGGAGAGTGACAACCTGTGTCGCTATGACTACGTGGATGTGTACAGCGGCCATGTCAACGGGCAGAGGCTCGGCCGCTTCTGTGGGACGTTCAAGCCCGGGGCCCTCGTTTCCGCGGGCAATAAGATGCTCCTGCAGATGGTGTCTGACGCCAACACGGCCGGCAGCGGCTTCCTCGCCGTTTTCTTGGCTGCCCACCCTCACGAGCGAG GGGACCAGTACTGTGGAGGCAGACTGGACAAGCCCTCTGGGACTTTCAAAACCCCCAACTGGCCTGAGAAGGACTACCCAGCTGGTGTCACCTGCTCCTGGCATATAGTGGCACCGAAAAACCAA ATAATCGAAGTGAAGTTTGAAAAGTTCGACGTGGAGCGGGATAACTACTGCCGCTACGACCACGTCTCCATTTTCAACGGGGCCGAAATAAACGACGCCAAAAGGATCGGCAAATTTTGCGGCGACAGCCCCCCAGC GCCGGTGTTCTCGGAGGGGAATCAGCTTCGGATCCAGTTCCTGTCAGATCTCAGTCTAACGGCCGATGGCTTCATTGGACACTACAAGTTCAGGCCGAAGAAattccccaccaccacctcaccacccgccaccaccaccacacagcCAGTCACCACCAGGCCAATAC ctctgaagtACTCGGTTGCGCTGTGTCAGCAGAAATGCAAAAGACGAGGAACACTTGAGAGCAATTACTGCTCCAGCAATTTTG TGATCACAGGGACGGTCATTACTGCGGTGATGAGAGGAGGAAGCATGTATGCCACCGTCTCGATCATCAACGTTTATAAGGAGGGCAGCCTGGCAATCCAGCAGGCAGGGAAAACAATGAGCACCAAGATCAttatcatctgcaaaaagtgTCCATTTATCAGAAGAG GCTTGAACTACGTCTTCATGGGCCAGGTGGACGAGGAGGGCCGGGGCAAGATCGCCCCGCACCACTTCGTCATGGCCTTCAAGACGAAGAACCAGAAAGGACTGGGCGTTCTGAAGAACAAGCGGTGCTGA
- the pcolce2b gene encoding procollagen C-endopeptidase enhancer 2b isoform X1: MCCSSQSLSLRLRLRVSLSLPAATLSPSCLPARRGASARVCPTMWRTASVFCAWTLLLLTEVCAQSQRRPTFTCGGNITGESGVIGSQGYPGVYPPNTKCVWRITVPEGKVVVLSFRFIDLESDNLCRYDYVDVYSGHVNGQRLGRFCGTFKPGALVSAGNKMLLQMVSDANTAGSGFLAVFLAAHPHERGDQYCGGRLDKPSGTFKTPNWPEKDYPAGVTCSWHIVAPKNQIIEVKFEKFDVERDNYCRYDHVSIFNGAEINDAKRIGKFCGDSPPASCSCFCRPVFSEGNQLRIQFLSDLSLTADGFIGHYKFRPKKFPTTTSPPATTTTQPVTTRPIPLKYSVALCQQKCKRRGTLESNYCSSNFVITGTVITAVMRGGSMYATVSIINVYKEGSLAIQQAGKTMSTKIIIICKKCPFIRRGLNYVFMGQVDEEGRGKIAPHHFVMAFKTKNQKGLGVLKNKRC, translated from the exons ATGTGCTGCAGCTCGCAGTCACTCAGCCTCAGACTCAGACTCAGAGTCAGCCTCAGCCTCCCTGCAGCAACACTTTCTCCCTCGTGCCTCCCAGCCCGCCGCGGCGCCTCCGCCCGCGTCTGTCCGACAATGTGGAGGACGGCCAGCGTTTTCTGCGCATGGACTCTGCTGCTCCTGACAGAGGTCTGTGCTCAGTCTCAGCGGAG ACCAACTTTTACATGTGGAGGAAACATCACAGGGGAGTCTGGAGTCATCGGAAGCCAAGGATACCCAGGAGTTTATCCCCCGAACACCAAATGTGTGTGGAGGATCACA GTTCCTGAAGGGAAGGTGGTGGTTCTGTCGTTCCGCTTTATCGATCTGGAGAGTGACAACCTGTGTCGCTATGACTACGTGGATGTGTACAGCGGCCATGTCAACGGGCAGAGGCTCGGCCGCTTCTGTGGGACGTTCAAGCCCGGGGCCCTCGTTTCCGCGGGCAATAAGATGCTCCTGCAGATGGTGTCTGACGCCAACACGGCCGGCAGCGGCTTCCTCGCCGTTTTCTTGGCTGCCCACCCTCACGAGCGAG GGGACCAGTACTGTGGAGGCAGACTGGACAAGCCCTCTGGGACTTTCAAAACCCCCAACTGGCCTGAGAAGGACTACCCAGCTGGTGTCACCTGCTCCTGGCATATAGTGGCACCGAAAAACCAA ATAATCGAAGTGAAGTTTGAAAAGTTCGACGTGGAGCGGGATAACTACTGCCGCTACGACCACGTCTCCATTTTCAACGGGGCCGAAATAAACGACGCCAAAAGGATCGGCAAATTTTGCGGCGACAGCCCCCCAGC CTCATGCTCATGCTTTTGTAGGCCGGTGTTCTCGGAGGGGAATCAGCTTCGGATCCAGTTCCTGTCAGATCTCAGTCTAACGGCCGATGGCTTCATTGGACACTACAAGTTCAGGCCGAAGAAattccccaccaccacctcaccacccgccaccaccaccacacagcCAGTCACCACCAGGCCAATAC ctctgaagtACTCGGTTGCGCTGTGTCAGCAGAAATGCAAAAGACGAGGAACACTTGAGAGCAATTACTGCTCCAGCAATTTTG TGATCACAGGGACGGTCATTACTGCGGTGATGAGAGGAGGAAGCATGTATGCCACCGTCTCGATCATCAACGTTTATAAGGAGGGCAGCCTGGCAATCCAGCAGGCAGGGAAAACAATGAGCACCAAGATCAttatcatctgcaaaaagtgTCCATTTATCAGAAGAG GCTTGAACTACGTCTTCATGGGCCAGGTGGACGAGGAGGGCCGGGGCAAGATCGCCCCGCACCACTTCGTCATGGCCTTCAAGACGAAGAACCAGAAAGGACTGGGCGTTCTGAAGAACAAGCGGTGCTGA